In Lysobacter firmicutimachus, one genomic interval encodes:
- the arsC gene encoding arsenate reductase (glutaredoxin) (This arsenate reductase requires both glutathione and glutaredoxin to convert arsenate to arsenite, after which the efflux transporter formed by ArsA and ArsB can extrude the arsenite from the cell, providing resistance.), which produces MTTDPHLAPTRLYHNPRCSKSRGALELLRERGLEPALVTYLDSPPDAAQLRALLGLLGLSARELLRSGEDEYRELGLGNPSLDDAALIAAMAAHPRLIERPIFVHAGRAVVGRPPERVLELL; this is translated from the coding sequence ATGACCACCGACCCGCATCTCGCCCCTACCCGCCTGTACCACAACCCGCGCTGCTCCAAGTCGCGCGGCGCGCTGGAACTGCTGCGCGAACGCGGCCTGGAGCCGGCGCTGGTGACGTACCTGGATTCGCCGCCCGATGCCGCGCAGTTGCGCGCCCTGCTCGGACTGCTGGGCCTGTCCGCGCGCGAACTGCTGCGCAGCGGCGAAGACGAGTACCGCGAACTCGGCCTGGGTAATCCCAGCCTCGACGACGCCGCGCTCATTGCGGCCATGGCCGCGCACCCGCGCCTGATCGAACGCCCGATCTTCGTCCACGCCGGCCGCGCCGTGGTCGGCCGGCCGCCGGAGCGGGTGCTGGAGTTGCTGTAA
- a CDS encoding FMN-binding glutamate synthase family protein produces the protein MRYAAYAASLLLTLFSLLLAWLHHPDWWWGVAAFGAIAALGTADLLQTRSTLRRNYPVLAHFRYGLESIGPEMRQYFIEADTAEVPFSRQQRALVYQRAKSVNDVRPFGSQQDVYGLDYEWINHSLAPTAHVPHDFRVVIGENAAQPYSASVFNISAMSFGSLSANAIRALNRGARLGGFYHDTGEGSISPYHRENGGDLVWEIGSGYFGCRDERGLFDEQRFAANAGDPQVKMIEIKLSQGAKPGHGGVLPAAKVSAEISATRGVPMGQDCVSPAAHSAFDSPLGLLRFVARLRELSGGKPTGFKLAIGHPWEWFGIAKAMHESGLLPDFIVVDGAEGGTGAAPAEFIDHVGVPMHEALMLVHNTLVGLELRDKIRIGAAGRIVSAFDIARTLAMGADWCNAARGYMFALGCIQAQSCHTDRCPTGVATQDPSRWGKLDVPDKASRVFHFHENTLKALRDLLCAAGLGHAGEIGPEHILRRVSPTEVRSLGALYNFLAPGDLIGKVPAHAVFQAFWSAARSDSFAAPARVLAMRESKSL, from the coding sequence ATGCGTTATGCCGCTTACGCCGCCAGCCTGCTGCTAACCCTGTTTTCGTTGCTGCTGGCCTGGCTGCACCATCCGGACTGGTGGTGGGGCGTGGCCGCGTTCGGCGCGATCGCCGCGCTCGGCACCGCCGACCTGCTGCAGACCCGCAGCACCCTGCGGCGCAACTATCCGGTGCTGGCGCACTTTCGCTACGGCCTGGAATCGATCGGCCCGGAGATGCGCCAGTACTTCATCGAGGCCGACACCGCCGAGGTGCCGTTCTCGCGCCAGCAGCGCGCCCTGGTCTACCAGCGCGCCAAGTCGGTCAACGACGTGCGCCCGTTCGGCAGCCAGCAGGACGTCTACGGTCTCGATTACGAGTGGATCAACCATTCGCTGGCGCCGACCGCGCACGTGCCGCACGATTTTCGCGTGGTCATCGGCGAAAACGCCGCCCAGCCGTACTCGGCCAGCGTGTTCAACATCTCGGCGATGAGCTTCGGTTCGCTGTCGGCCAATGCGATCCGCGCGCTCAACCGGGGCGCCAGGCTCGGCGGCTTCTACCACGACACCGGCGAGGGCTCGATTTCGCCGTATCACCGCGAGAACGGCGGCGACCTGGTGTGGGAGATCGGCTCGGGCTACTTCGGCTGCCGCGACGAACGCGGCCTGTTCGACGAACAGCGCTTCGCCGCGAACGCCGGCGACCCGCAGGTCAAGATGATCGAGATCAAGCTGTCGCAAGGGGCCAAGCCCGGCCACGGCGGCGTGCTGCCGGCGGCCAAGGTCAGCGCCGAGATCTCCGCCACCCGCGGCGTGCCGATGGGCCAGGACTGCGTGTCGCCGGCGGCGCATTCGGCGTTCGATTCGCCGTTGGGGCTGTTGCGTTTCGTCGCCCGCCTGCGCGAGCTGTCCGGCGGCAAGCCGACCGGGTTCAAGCTCGCGATCGGCCATCCCTGGGAATGGTTCGGCATCGCCAAGGCGATGCACGAATCCGGGCTGCTGCCGGACTTCATCGTCGTCGACGGCGCCGAGGGCGGCACCGGCGCGGCGCCGGCGGAGTTCATCGACCATGTCGGCGTACCGATGCACGAAGCCTTGATGCTGGTGCACAACACCCTGGTCGGGCTGGAGTTGCGCGACAAGATCCGGATCGGCGCCGCCGGCCGTATCGTCAGCGCCTTCGATATCGCCCGGACGCTGGCGATGGGCGCGGACTGGTGCAACGCCGCGCGCGGCTACATGTTCGCGTTGGGCTGCATCCAGGCGCAGAGCTGCCACACCGACCGCTGCCCGACCGGCGTGGCGACCCAGGACCCCAGCCGCTGGGGCAAGCTCGACGTGCCGGACAAGGCCAGCCGGGTATTCCATTTCCACGAGAACACGCTCAAGGCGCTGCGCGACCTGCTGTGCGCGGCCGGGCTCGGCCATGCCGGCGAGATCGGACCCGAGCACATCCTGCGCCGGGTATCGCCGACCGAGGTGCGTTCGCTGGGGGCCTTGTACAACTTCCTCGCGCCGGGCGATCTGATCGGCAAGGTGCCGGCGCATGCGGTGTTCCAGGCGTTCTGGAGCGCGGCGCGCAGTGACTCGTTCGCTGCGCCGGCGCGGGTGCTGGCGATGCGCGAGAGCAAATCGCTGTAG
- a CDS encoding nucleotide sugar dehydrogenase — protein sequence MAEQGGNLAQTRIGVIGLGYVGLPLALEFGKRYDTVGYDINPVRVAQLSQGEDSHRENDAAEIAAATRLRFSASLRDLADRDTYVITVPTPIDEHKRPDFTPLVQASRALGELLKPGDTVIYESTVYPGATEEICIPELERASGLRFNQDFFVGYSPERINPGDRQRRLTDIPKVTSGSNEATAERVDALYRSIIPAGTHKASSLRVAEAAKVIENTQRDANIALINEFALIFQRLGIDTTEVLEAAGSKWNFLPFRPGLVGGHCIGVDPYYLIQKAQSAGYYPDILLACRRINDAMGGHVAAEVIKRMIQRGVAVADSRILILGITFKENCADLRNTRVIDLAREFGEYRARVEIHDPWANAEEARREYGVEMVETPPAGVYDAVIVAVAHEQFRRLGAAGARAFGKPDALLYDIKSLYPRDQVDARL from the coding sequence ATGGCGGAGCAGGGCGGCAATCTCGCGCAAACGCGCATCGGCGTCATCGGCCTGGGCTACGTCGGCCTGCCGCTGGCGCTGGAATTCGGCAAGCGCTACGACACCGTCGGTTACGACATCAATCCGGTGCGGGTGGCCCAGCTCAGCCAGGGCGAGGACTCGCATCGCGAGAACGACGCCGCCGAGATCGCCGCCGCGACCCGGCTGCGTTTCAGCGCCAGCTTGCGGGATCTGGCCGATCGCGACACCTACGTGATCACGGTGCCGACTCCCATCGACGAGCACAAGCGGCCGGATTTCACCCCGTTGGTCCAGGCCAGCCGCGCGCTCGGCGAACTGCTCAAGCCCGGCGACACGGTGATCTACGAGTCCACCGTCTATCCCGGCGCGACCGAGGAGATCTGCATTCCCGAGCTCGAACGCGCTTCGGGTTTGCGCTTCAATCAGGACTTCTTCGTCGGCTACAGCCCGGAACGGATCAACCCCGGCGATCGCCAGCGTCGCCTGACCGACATTCCCAAGGTCACGTCCGGCTCCAACGAGGCCACCGCCGAGCGGGTCGACGCGCTGTACCGCAGCATCATCCCGGCCGGCACCCACAAGGCCTCCAGCCTGCGCGTGGCCGAGGCGGCCAAGGTCATCGAGAACACCCAGCGCGACGCCAACATCGCCCTGATCAACGAGTTCGCCTTGATCTTCCAGCGCCTGGGCATCGACACCACCGAGGTGCTGGAAGCGGCGGGCAGCAAGTGGAATTTCCTGCCGTTCCGCCCCGGCCTGGTCGGCGGCCACTGCATCGGCGTGGACCCCTACTACCTGATCCAGAAGGCGCAAAGCGCGGGCTACTATCCCGACATCCTGCTCGCCTGCCGGCGCATCAACGACGCCATGGGCGGGCACGTCGCGGCCGAGGTGATCAAGCGCATGATCCAACGCGGCGTCGCGGTCGCCGACTCGCGCATCCTGATCCTGGGCATCACTTTCAAGGAAAACTGCGCCGACCTGCGCAACACCCGGGTGATCGACCTGGCGCGCGAATTCGGCGAGTACCGGGCCCGGGTCGAGATCCACGACCCTTGGGCCAACGCCGAAGAGGCCCGCCGCGAGTACGGCGTGGAGATGGTCGAAACGCCGCCGGCCGGGGTCTACGACGCGGTGATCGTCGCGGTCGCGCACGAACAGTTCCGCCGGCTCGGCGCCGCCGGCGCGCGCGCGTTCGGCAAGCCGGACGCGCTGTTGTACGACATCAAGAGCCTGTACCCGCGCGATCAGGTCGACGCGCGCCTGTAG
- a CDS encoding diguanylate cyclase, translating to MTDSSREAGRTAEHLRFVRRIYAMRSLGLGFGFFAVAGVLYEQHAGWGLWTLLFANGYLWPTLAYVLASRSRDPEYAEYRNLVIDSAMGGMWIAVMQFNIVPSALLAVMLSADKIGVGGWRFLVRTALAMLLTAAAVWTLIGFPFAPYSSMTVVLACLPFMFVYPMAISSAAYGLARKVVRQNKQLDQLSRTDPLTGLQNRLHWDDSATAAMTHCARSARNASLILIDVDHFKDINDFHGHQIGDAVLRRVAGILHGVVRLTDTASRIGGDEFALVLMNIEDEPARSIAERIRKAIEDARFDDAPALRCTVSIGLASTGPRTVSAAMWMRHADAALYQAKQRGRNQVVCADG from the coding sequence ATGACCGACAGTTCCCGGGAAGCGGGGCGCACCGCCGAGCATCTGCGTTTCGTCCGCCGCATCTACGCGATGCGTTCGCTCGGGCTGGGCTTCGGGTTCTTCGCCGTGGCCGGGGTGCTGTACGAGCAGCACGCCGGCTGGGGGCTGTGGACGCTGTTGTTCGCCAACGGCTACCTGTGGCCGACGCTGGCCTACGTACTGGCCTCGCGCAGTCGCGATCCGGAGTACGCCGAATACCGCAATCTGGTGATCGACTCGGCCATGGGCGGGATGTGGATCGCGGTGATGCAGTTCAACATCGTGCCCAGCGCCTTGCTGGCGGTGATGCTTTCGGCCGACAAGATCGGCGTCGGCGGCTGGCGTTTCCTGGTGCGCACCGCGCTGGCGATGCTGCTCACCGCCGCTGCGGTGTGGACGCTGATCGGCTTCCCGTTCGCGCCCTACAGCTCGATGACGGTGGTCCTGGCCTGTTTGCCGTTCATGTTCGTCTATCCGATGGCGATCAGCAGCGCCGCCTACGGCCTGGCGCGCAAGGTGGTGCGGCAGAACAAGCAGCTCGACCAGCTCAGCCGCACCGATCCGCTGACCGGCCTGCAGAATCGCTTGCACTGGGACGATTCGGCGACCGCGGCCATGACCCATTGCGCGCGTTCGGCCAGGAACGCCAGCCTGATCCTGATCGACGTCGACCATTTCAAGGACATCAACGACTTCCACGGCCACCAGATCGGCGACGCGGTGTTGCGCCGGGTCGCCGGCATCCTGCACGGCGTGGTGCGCCTGACCGACACCGCCAGCCGGATCGGCGGCGACGAGTTCGCCCTGGTGCTGATGAACATCGAGGACGAACCGGCCCGATCGATCGCCGAGCGCATCCGCAAGGCGATCGAGGACGCCCGCTTCGACGACGCCCCGGCGCTGCGTTGCACGGTCAGCATCGGCCTGGCATCGACCGGGCCGCGCACGGTCAGCGCGGCGATGTGGATGCGCCATGCCGACGCGGCCCTGTACCAGGCCAAGCAACGCGGCCGCAATCAGGTGGTCTGCGCCGACGGCTGA
- a CDS encoding SDR family NAD(P)-dependent oxidoreductase, translated as MSERVTLVTGASRRIGRAIAEACLARGDTVVAHRRDADAEPAPYPRPVIGWSWDLNQPLPALPEAQITDLVLSASMFERGRHWSGIDAAGLEQERDRMRRHLQVNLLAPWELALALQRRRPLRSVVMLLDTYLDRSFPGHAAYQVSRAAGAGLVRALASELAPTRVNAVAPGTVLPSVRDPAERAEQEDAIAARTVLGRIGAPEDVVAAVMYLSDAAYCTGEILRVDGGRFKL; from the coding sequence ATGTCCGAGCGCGTCACTTTGGTCACCGGCGCCTCGCGCCGCATCGGCCGCGCCATCGCCGAGGCCTGCCTGGCGCGCGGCGACACGGTGGTCGCGCACCGCCGCGACGCCGATGCCGAGCCGGCGCCGTATCCGCGCCCCGTGATCGGCTGGAGCTGGGACCTGAATCAGCCGCTGCCGGCCTTGCCCGAGGCGCAGATCACCGATCTGGTGCTCAGCGCCTCGATGTTCGAGCGTGGTCGGCATTGGAGCGGGATCGACGCCGCCGGGCTGGAGCAGGAACGCGATCGCATGCGGCGCCATCTGCAGGTCAACCTGCTGGCGCCGTGGGAATTGGCGCTGGCGCTGCAGCGCCGCCGCCCGCTGCGTTCGGTGGTGATGCTGCTGGACACCTATCTGGATCGTTCCTTTCCCGGCCATGCGGCCTATCAGGTCAGTCGTGCCGCCGGCGCCGGGCTGGTGCGCGCGTTGGCGAGCGAATTGGCGCCGACCCGGGTCAACGCGGTCGCGCCCGGGACCGTGCTGCCGTCGGTGCGCGACCCGGCCGAGCGGGCCGAGCAAGAGGACGCGATCGCCGCGCGCACGGTGCTCGGGCGCATCGGCGCGCCCGAGGACGTGGTGGCGGCGGTGATGTACCTCAGCGATGCGGCCTACTGCACCGGCGAGATCCTGCGCGTCGACGGCGGCCGTTTCAAGCTCTGA
- a CDS encoding 2-amino-4-hydroxy-6-hydroxymethyldihydropteridine diphosphokinase yields the protein MSAIALICLGACDGARVENLIVAAARLCAEAGPHGLRGCSDLFADRHRDYRGGVTVNLMLALQIAAADNAAALERRFKQIESDFGRRRDPQRALPVPLDIDLVGLVDTQVRWQPRYDPGRPYLFHGLYQLPLPALKQALDTVAAQRGFVPQRNAEGFYSLAGAGFVERWLRSCDPVADFTAEAR from the coding sequence ATGAGCGCGATCGCACTGATCTGCCTGGGCGCCTGCGACGGCGCGCGGGTCGAGAACCTGATCGTCGCCGCCGCGCGACTGTGCGCCGAGGCGGGACCGCACGGCCTGCGCGGTTGTTCCGACCTGTTCGCCGACCGCCACCGCGACTATCGCGGCGGGGTGACGGTGAACCTGATGTTGGCGCTGCAGATCGCCGCGGCCGACAACGCCGCCGCGCTGGAGCGACGTTTCAAGCAGATCGAGAGCGACTTCGGACGGCGCCGCGATCCGCAGCGGGCCTTGCCGGTGCCGCTGGACATCGATCTGGTCGGGCTCGTCGACACACAGGTGCGATGGCAGCCGCGTTACGATCCGGGCCGGCCTTACCTGTTCCATGGCCTGTATCAACTGCCGTTGCCGGCGTTGAAACAGGCGCTGGACACGGTGGCCGCCCAGCGCGGGTTCGTACCGCAACGCAATGCCGAAGGTTTCTATTCCCTGGCCGGTGCGGGCTTCGTCGAACGTTGGTTGCGCTCGTGCGATCCCGTCGCCGACTTCACCGCGGAGGCCCGTTGA
- a CDS encoding NAD-dependent epimerase/dehydratase family protein → MSILVTGSAGHLGEGLMRRLRAQGRDVRGVDIKPSAFTDAVGSIADPDFVAAAMRGVRQVIHAATLHKPHVATHSYRQFVDTNVAGTLALLEAALAERVEAFVFTSTTSAFGAALSPAPGEPAAWIDEDVAPVPKNIYGTTKIAAEGLCELFHRKHRLPVLVLRTSRFFPEDDDDAAVRSVYSPANAQANELLYRRADIDDVVQAHLCAIERAPALGFGRYIVSATTPFSRADRAELRRDAAAAVERLFPHCRDLYAAQGWRLFPELDRIYDNARARRDLGWAPRYGFGHVLDCLREGRDFRSGLAREVGVKGYHAQRFEDMPYPVM, encoded by the coding sequence ATGTCGATTCTCGTTACCGGCAGCGCCGGCCACCTCGGCGAAGGCCTGATGCGTCGTTTGCGCGCGCAAGGGCGCGACGTTCGCGGCGTGGACATCAAGCCTTCGGCCTTTACCGATGCGGTCGGTTCGATCGCCGATCCCGATTTCGTCGCCGCGGCGATGCGCGGGGTGCGCCAGGTGATCCACGCCGCGACCCTGCACAAGCCGCACGTGGCCACCCACAGCTACCGCCAGTTCGTCGACACCAATGTCGCCGGCACCCTGGCCCTGCTCGAGGCGGCGCTGGCCGAGCGGGTCGAGGCGTTCGTGTTCACCAGCACCACCAGCGCCTTCGGCGCGGCGCTGAGCCCGGCGCCCGGCGAGCCGGCGGCGTGGATCGACGAGGACGTGGCGCCGGTGCCGAAGAACATCTACGGCACCACCAAGATCGCCGCCGAAGGCTTGTGCGAGCTGTTCCACCGCAAGCATCGCCTGCCGGTGCTGGTGCTGCGCACCTCGCGCTTCTTCCCTGAGGACGACGACGATGCGGCGGTGCGCAGTGTCTACAGCCCGGCCAATGCGCAGGCGAATGAACTGCTGTATCGGCGCGCCGACATCGACGACGTGGTCCAGGCTCACCTGTGCGCGATCGAGCGCGCGCCGGCGCTGGGTTTCGGGCGCTACATCGTCTCGGCCACCACGCCCTTCTCGCGTGCGGACCGCGCCGAGCTGCGCCGCGACGCGGCTGCCGCGGTCGAACGCCTGTTCCCGCATTGCCGCGACCTGTACGCGGCGCAGGGCTGGCGCCTGTTCCCCGAGCTCGACCGGATCTACGACAACGCGCGCGCCCGCCGAGACCTCGGCTGGGCACCGCGCTACGGTTTCGGCCACGTGCTGGACTGCCTGCGCGAGGGGCGCGATTTCCGCAGCGGGCTGGCCCGCGAAGTCGGGGTCAAGGGCTATCACGCGCAGCGCTTCGAGGACATGCCTTATCCGGTGATGTGA
- a CDS encoding serine hydrolase — MRIPARKLRPLLALFAGVAGAALVYAAIPAIPPATSSAGAEPLPRRAPADPAALREAYAYLPAQTRFDAFVAVHQGRELARWGDADLPINTHSVRKSLLSALYGIAIDRGYLRLDQSLAELGIDDRVVPLTAQEKRATVRDLLMSRSGIYIQAAGEARGMKDSRPRRGAHRPGEFFYYNNWDFNVLGTIFERRTGLSIGDAFERWIARPTGMTGFRAAHVIYEQPGYTEHRQFVIFLSAADLARFGMLYADRGRWGGVQVVPQAWVERSTRACSPVADRDPFDAYGYLWWVDRDADTVWADGWGGQFLIVDARRRLALVSRNDTGRSRLQLGWFVLFDGDGWRSHHQHLHQLMIRAAGAAPPSDAPARAGPGRNAEPRLAAADPAC; from the coding sequence ATGCGCATCCCGGCCCGCAAGCTGCGTCCGCTCCTGGCCCTGTTCGCCGGCGTCGCCGGCGCCGCCCTGGTCTATGCCGCGATCCCGGCGATCCCGCCGGCGACCTCCAGCGCCGGGGCGGAGCCGTTGCCGCGGCGCGCGCCGGCCGATCCCGCCGCGCTGCGCGAAGCCTATGCCTACCTGCCTGCGCAGACCCGCTTCGACGCATTCGTCGCCGTGCACCAGGGGCGCGAGCTGGCGCGCTGGGGCGATGCCGACCTGCCGATCAACACCCATTCGGTGCGCAAGAGCCTGCTCAGTGCGCTGTACGGCATCGCCATCGACAGGGGCTATCTGCGTCTGGACCAGAGCCTGGCGGAGTTGGGCATCGACGACCGAGTCGTGCCGCTGACCGCGCAGGAGAAGCGCGCCACGGTGCGCGACCTGCTGATGTCGCGCTCGGGCATTTACATCCAGGCCGCCGGCGAAGCCCGTGGCATGAAGGACTCGCGGCCGCGCCGCGGCGCGCACCGGCCGGGCGAGTTCTTCTATTACAACAATTGGGACTTCAACGTGCTCGGCACCATCTTCGAGCGCCGCACCGGACTGAGCATCGGCGACGCCTTCGAACGCTGGATCGCCCGGCCCACCGGCATGACCGGATTCCGCGCCGCGCATGTGATCTACGAGCAGCCCGGCTATACCGAGCACCGCCAGTTCGTGATCTTCCTGTCGGCCGCCGATCTGGCCCGGTTCGGCATGCTTTACGCCGACCGCGGCCGTTGGGGCGGGGTGCAGGTGGTGCCGCAGGCCTGGGTCGAGCGCAGCACGCGCGCCTGTTCGCCGGTGGCCGACCGCGATCCCTTCGATGCCTACGGCTATTTGTGGTGGGTCGACCGCGATGCGGACACGGTCTGGGCCGACGGGTGGGGCGGGCAGTTCCTGATCGTCGATGCGCGCCGTCGGCTGGCGTTGGTCTCGCGCAACGACACCGGCCGCAGCCGCCTGCAGTTGGGTTGGTTCGTGCTGTTCGACGGCGACGGCTGGCGCAGCCACCATCAGCACCTGCACCAGCTGATGATCCGCGCCGCCGGCGCGGCCCCGCCGTCCGATGCGCCGGCGCGCGCCGGGCCGGGCCGAAACGCCGAGCCGCGCCTGGCGGCGGCCGATCCGGCTTGCTAG
- a CDS encoding sensor histidine kinase, giving the protein MRSPPPLRYPAAVLAGLLAWAAVGLELWSGPVQASGFAAAWPVPALARGLHLLFAPAFVLSWRLRERRARLAAASGLTVLALGLVALYRYNSAAALLILPMIEFAALLGPRALAAAFALSNAALFGVVWLAREMDAPWTYVGVHAALQAFAILLLRSARRTERAHQALAQSHADLLAARGMLAEAARSEERLRLSRELHDVAGHKLTALRLNLSALQYHPGLDREQALTRCSQLSAELLDDLRAVVQQLRLHDGLDLEPSMRALAGAFPQLRLHLRLDADARAPGLDHAEALLRAFQEGLTNAVRHGQAQTLWASLQRDGQRLALELRDDGRGAPAGLLAGNGLTGMRERLLALGGGLDFGVGDNGGFRLRGWVPLC; this is encoded by the coding sequence ATGCGCTCTCCGCCGCCCCTGCGCTACCCCGCCGCGGTGCTGGCCGGCTTGCTGGCCTGGGCCGCGGTCGGCCTGGAGCTGTGGTCGGGCCCGGTGCAGGCCAGCGGCTTCGCCGCCGCCTGGCCGGTCCCGGCGTTGGCGCGCGGGCTGCATCTGCTGTTCGCGCCCGCGTTCGTCCTGTCCTGGCGGCTGCGCGAGCGGCGCGCACGCCTGGCGGCCGCGTCCGGCCTGACCGTGCTGGCCTTGGGCCTGGTCGCGCTGTACCGCTACAACTCGGCCGCGGCGCTGCTGATCCTGCCGATGATCGAGTTCGCCGCCCTGCTCGGGCCGCGCGCGCTGGCCGCGGCGTTCGCGCTGAGCAATGCCGCGCTGTTCGGCGTGGTCTGGCTGGCGCGCGAGATGGACGCGCCGTGGACCTACGTCGGCGTGCACGCCGCGCTGCAGGCCTTCGCCATCCTGTTGCTGCGCTCGGCACGCCGCACCGAGCGGGCGCACCAGGCCCTGGCGCAGTCGCACGCCGACTTGCTGGCCGCACGCGGCATGCTCGCCGAGGCCGCGCGCAGCGAGGAGCGCCTGCGGTTGTCGCGCGAGCTGCACGACGTCGCCGGGCACAAGCTGACCGCGCTGCGGTTGAACCTGAGCGCGCTGCAGTATCACCCCGGGCTCGACCGCGAACAGGCGCTGACGCGCTGTTCGCAGCTCAGCGCCGAACTGCTCGACGACCTGCGCGCGGTGGTGCAGCAACTGCGCCTGCACGACGGGCTGGACTTGGAGCCGTCGATGCGCGCGCTGGCCGGCGCGTTCCCGCAGCTGCGCCTGCACCTGCGGCTGGACGCGGACGCACGCGCACCCGGCCTGGACCACGCCGAAGCGTTGTTGCGCGCGTTCCAGGAGGGGCTGACCAACGCCGTGCGCCACGGCCAGGCGCAGACCCTGTGGGCCAGTTTGCAGCGCGACGGCCAGCGCTTGGCGCTGGAACTGCGCGACGACGGCCGCGGCGCGCCGGCCGGGCTGCTTGCCGGCAACGGCCTGACCGGAATGCGCGAGCGCCTGCTCGCGCTGGGCGGCGGACTGGACTTCGGCGTCGGCGATAACGGCGGCTTCCGCCTGCGCGGATGGGTACCGCTGTGCTGA
- a CDS encoding response regulator — protein sequence MGTAVLIEPTPLRLALADDQALVLGGLKALLGGFGRFRIVLEAGDGEALIAGLQERPVDVVLCDVRMPLLDGYGVCERLRAVPGAPPVILLTTFDEAGAALRAIAAGARGFLLKDASPPELIALIEEVAQGRRAIAPVSTDAVRARYAYRETAPPSHGFNRREVDILRLLAGGYSNREIGQAIHVAEGTVKNYLIEIFDKLGTRDRTRAVLKAITLKII from the coding sequence ATGGGTACCGCTGTGCTGATCGAGCCGACGCCGCTGCGCCTGGCCCTGGCCGACGACCAGGCCCTGGTGCTGGGCGGGCTCAAGGCCCTGCTCGGCGGCTTCGGGCGTTTCCGCATCGTGCTCGAGGCCGGCGACGGCGAGGCCTTGATCGCCGGGCTGCAGGAACGGCCGGTGGACGTGGTCCTGTGCGACGTGCGCATGCCCCTGCTCGATGGCTACGGCGTGTGCGAGCGCCTACGCGCGGTGCCCGGCGCGCCGCCGGTGATCCTGCTGACCACCTTCGACGAGGCCGGCGCGGCCCTGCGCGCGATCGCGGCCGGCGCGCGCGGATTCCTGCTCAAGGACGCATCGCCGCCGGAACTGATCGCGCTGATCGAAGAGGTCGCGCAGGGTCGGCGCGCGATCGCCCCGGTATCGACCGACGCGGTACGCGCGCGCTACGCCTATCGCGAAACCGCCCCGCCCAGCCACGGTTTCAACCGGCGCGAGGTCGACATCCTGCGCCTGCTCGCCGGCGGCTACAGCAACCGCGAGATCGGCCAGGCGATCCACGTCGCCGAGGGCACGGTCAAGAACTACCTGATCGAAATCTTCGACAAGCTCGGCACCCGCGACCGCACCCGCGCCGTGCTCAAGGCGATCACCCTCAAGATCATCTGA
- a CDS encoding LysR family transcriptional regulator: protein MIDNLPNLIAFDRIVSAGSLSAAARELDLSLAVVSKRLAQLEEDLGLRLLQRTTRRQTLTEEGALFHAQVVRILAEVAAAEALIWRRRESVDGLLRVTAPNDLGRRWIAPILADFQRLHPQLSVQLDLGDGLADLVADGLDLAIRFGRLEDSSLIARPLAPNYRVLCTAPAYLQAHGEPSDPAQLAAHRCLLIGEQARADWRFGGEPPVSVRVRGSLVSNDGGAVHAWALAGAGIALKSIWDVGDDLAAGRLQRVLPGHSIPAAPLHAIYAHAEHLPPRARLFIDYLRERLRSAWRWEPAPAAADRTFR from the coding sequence GTGATCGACAATCTGCCCAATCTGATCGCGTTCGACCGCATCGTCTCGGCGGGGAGCCTGTCGGCCGCGGCGCGCGAGCTGGACCTGTCGCTGGCGGTGGTCAGCAAGCGCCTGGCCCAGCTCGAAGAAGACCTCGGCCTGCGCCTGCTGCAACGGACCACGCGCCGTCAGACGCTGACCGAGGAGGGCGCGCTGTTCCATGCGCAGGTGGTGCGTATCCTGGCTGAGGTCGCTGCAGCCGAGGCGCTGATCTGGCGCCGGCGCGAAAGCGTCGACGGCCTGCTGCGCGTCACCGCGCCGAACGACCTGGGCCGGCGCTGGATCGCGCCGATCCTGGCGGATTTCCAGCGCCTGCACCCGCAACTGAGCGTGCAGCTGGACCTCGGCGATGGGCTGGCCGATCTGGTCGCCGACGGCCTGGACCTGGCCATCCGCTTCGGCCGGCTCGAGGATTCTTCGTTGATCGCACGGCCGCTGGCGCCGAATTACCGGGTGCTGTGCACGGCGCCGGCGTATCTACAGGCGCACGGCGAGCCGAGCGACCCGGCGCAACTGGCCGCGCACCGCTGCCTGCTGATCGGCGAACAGGCGCGCGCGGACTGGCGCTTCGGCGGTGAGCCGCCGGTCAGCGTGCGCGTGCGCGGCAGCCTGGTCAGCAACGACGGCGGCGCGGTCCATGCCTGGGCCCTGGCCGGCGCCGGCATCGCGCTGAAGTCGATCTGGGACGTCGGCGACGATCTTGCCGCCGGACGGTTGCAACGGGTGCTGCCGGGGCATTCGATTCCGGCCGCGCCGTTGCACGCGATCTACGCCCATGCCGAGCATCTGCCGCCGCGGGCGCGCCTTTTCATCGACTACCTGCGCGAGCGCCTGCGGTCGGCCTGGCGCTGGGAGCCGGCGCCGGCGGCCGCGGACCGGACGTTCAGATGA